The Deltaproteobacteria bacterium genome contains the following window.
TGCGCTCTGGCAGTTTATGCCGTGGGAGTTTAAAAGTCAAGTGGCTGAAATTGGTTGTTTTTACAAGTGTTATCTCAGGATGGCGATGTTCGGGGATACGGGGGCAGTGGATACCTGGGCCCCATAAAAGCCTTGACAAACAGACCAAGTCTGGATAGAGCTTGTGCGCCGGCACAGCGACCCGGAGGCTGATTGATAATGAGCTGGATTTACTGGACAACTGTGATTCAGGGACCGGTTTCATACCCGGATCGCCACGAGAAAACAATCAACAAGGAGACGGAAAGGAGGCTGCAATGAAAAAGTATCGATATGTGATGGTGTTGGTTGTGCTTGGGTTTGTCTGGTGCGGGATTCCGGCGTGGGCCGAATCTCCTGAGGTGGTGGTGGGTTCCGTAACGCCGTTGACCGGCAAGCTTTCCGTCTATGGCGAGGGGTTCCAGCGGGCCATGCACCTGGCCCTCGATGAGGTCAATGCCGAGGGGGGCATCAACGGAAAACCCCTGAAGATCTTTTTCGAGGATAACAATTCCACCTCCAAGGGGTCTGTTTCGGCCATCCAGAAGCTTATTACGGTCAACAAGTTTCCCATTGTCTTCGGGCCGGCCGCCAGCTCGAATTTCCTGGCCGTCTGTCCCATTGCCCAGCAGAACCGGACCATCCTGATAGGCGCCGAAAGCGCTGCGGCCGAAATCACCAAGTGCGGGTCCTATGTATTCCGGGTCTTTCCATCGGATCTTCTTCAGGGGATCGGGGTGTCCGAGCTGGCCCGGTCCCTCGGGTATGACGAAGTGGTGCTGACCTATGTGAATAACGACTGGGGCGTCGGTCTGGCCGAGGTGTTCAAAGAGAAATACACGTCCAAGGGGGGGCGGATTATTGATGAGTTTGCCCATGACGAGGGGAAAACCGACTATCGGAGTGAGGTCCTGAGAATCAAGAAGGCGAATCCCAGGGCCGTGGTTAATCTGACCTATATCAAGGAAGGGGCCATGCTCCTTCGCCAGGCCTATGAGGCCAACGTGACCGTTCAGTGGCTGATGGGATCCGCCTCCAAGTCGCCGAAGCTGGTGGAACTGGCCGGCGGCGCGGCCGAAGGGGTCATCGGCACCTATCCGACATTCTCACAGGAGACGCCGGAATATCTGGCCTACAAGAAGGCCTGGGATGCAAAATATCCCGGGAACAAGATGCCGATCTTCGGTGAGTATAATTACGATATGGTGAAGCTCACGGCAAAGGCCCTCAGGCTGGCGGCATCCATGGATCCCGATACCCTTCGCGAGGCCCTGATGACGGCGAGCAAAGGCTATGTGGGGGTGACCGGCGACAAGACCTTTGATGAAAACGGCGACGCCGGCGCGGTATACGGCCGCTGGACCGTAAAGGACGGCGTTATCGGAGA
Protein-coding sequences here:
- a CDS encoding ABC transporter substrate-binding protein; protein product: MKKYRYVMVLVVLGFVWCGIPAWAESPEVVVGSVTPLTGKLSVYGEGFQRAMHLALDEVNAEGGINGKPLKIFFEDNNSTSKGSVSAIQKLITVNKFPIVFGPAASSNFLAVCPIAQQNRTILIGAESAAAEITKCGSYVFRVFPSDLLQGIGVSELARSLGYDEVVLTYVNNDWGVGLAEVFKEKYTSKGGRIIDEFAHDEGKTDYRSEVLRIKKANPRAVVNLTYIKEGAMLLRQAYEANVTVQWLMGSASKSPKLVELAGGAAEGVIGTYPTFSQETPEYLAYKKAWDAKYPGNKMPIFGEYNYDMVKLTAKALRLAASMDPDTLREALMTASKGYVGVTGDKTFDENGDAGAVYGRWTVKDGVIGDYAK